One Drosophila kikkawai strain 14028-0561.14 chromosome 3L, DkikHiC1v2, whole genome shotgun sequence genomic window carries:
- the LOC108077473 gene encoding uncharacterized protein, giving the protein MSMTPAPRQRQGKGQGQGDRDTRSETRSRLDQGSNSGGRQIMGLILGCTIMSLVVVKVASAATLYQQPHLLQQQSQSVNDIESSVEESPATKESEQWEQSESDSDIEKMRAKLQQLQHEQQQQYLRQQQHQLQLHLQQMQAVQGAGSTGGGGGGAAAAGAGAGGETAYLLERADSQLAPIYGTWRTKARRQPHATASHELDDTHVYERLPRRSATMTPLKGLLRDQMPRPPRLSTQEMSQLSLGSPSPPPTTALLRRQYSETPGTRALRSQAQAQTQAQNTQEEFKPKPFHFPYDGPLPEQFTKGEAVRPELNNIQDILQHLHIGGGLGPSKLPPMVMMPTGLHIAGTFKNLKSSGIGNFFRGKRHKKQMQFSIPMGHLPLMPMAMPMPMSMQWYAPASHQRVAIDQLYPYKPRSPQDVNLLAMQPVVGNGKPLSKNKKKKQQQLQQQLLEHGSQQHFVADPFLQHFALNATRQPQHKRVPFKVNLDIYPVLPPSRPASVLRHPFQQEYALPSAAALTGTTAAAFQMGHGQHPGLYQQTPFKFPTQQSAPMVFPDQATRFSQQQALYQHKFPPPLPDDSIYGQGQGHGPVESQTNPIMLHLNVFPKQKPTATIRASTNPFYNHNMQRNAVNSNELPPPNPPSPIEPRHAVGGNVSQSQQQQSHQTSVNQTQQQQNQLPATTNRPSSISRSDHVPLIDFEHPIVAAELPDRSSLSGFRQDHHQRYRKTPVDEHYRYGKSANIEQLAAEAQTASLFRFPVEDLIQFQVDDAL; this is encoded by the exons ATGTCCATGACGCCAGCCCCAAGACAACGACAAGGaaaaggacaaggacaaggagaCAGGGACACCAGAAGTGAAACCCGGTCCAGGCTGGATCAAGGATCTAACAGCGGCGGGCGGCAGATAATGGGTCTGATCCTGGGTTGCACAATT ATGTCTCTCGTGGTAGTCAAGGTCGCCTCCGCAGCCACTCTATATCAGCAGCCACATCTGCTTCAGCAGCAGTCGCAGTCCGTTAACGACATTGAGTCCTCCGTCGAGGAGTCACCGGCCACCAAGGAGTCGGAGCAGTGGGAGCAGTCGGAGAGCGACAGTGATATCGAGAAGATGAGGGCCAAGTTGCAGCAGCTACAgcacgagcagcagcagcagtatctccgccagcagcagcaccagttGCAGCTGCATCTCCAGCAGATGCAGGCGGTGCAGGGAGCTGGATCGacaggtggaggaggaggaggagctgcggcagctggagctggtgcTGGTGGCGAAACCGCCTACTTATTGGAGCGTGCCGACAGCCAGCTCGCACCCATCTACGGGACGTGGCGCACGAAAGCGCGACGGCAGCCACACGCAACCGCGTCGCACGAACTGGACGACACCCATGTGTACGAGCGTCTGCCGAGGCGTTCGGCGACCATGACGCCTCTAAAGGGGCTGCTGCGTGATCAGATGCCCCGCCCGCCACGTCTCTCCACCCAGGAGATGTCCCAGTTGTCCCTGGGATCACCATCGCCACCGCCCACAACGGCTCTGCTGAGGCGTCAATATTCCGAGACGCCGGGAACCAGGGCTCTGCGAAGTCAGGCTCAGGCACAGACACAGGCACAGAACACACAGGAGGAGTTCAAGCCCAAGCCCTTCCACTTCCCCTACGATGGCCCCCTGCCCGAGCAGTTCACCAAGGGCGAGGCTGTGCGTCCCGAGCTGAACAACATCCAGGACATCCTGCAACACTTGCACATTGGAGGAGGTCTAGGGCCGAGCAAGCTCCCGCCAATGGTGATGATGCCCACGGGCCTGCACATTGCCGGCACCTTCAAGAACCTCAAGTCGAGCGGCATCGGGAACTTCTTCCGCGGCAAGCGGCACAAGAAGCAGATGCAGTTCAGCATCCCGATGGGTCACCTGCCCCTGATGCCCATGGCCATGCCTATGCCCATGTCCATGCAGTGGTATGCTCCCGCGAGCCACCAGCGAGTGGCCATCGACCAGCTGTATCCCTACAAGCCCCGGTCACCGCAGGACGTCAATCTCCTGGCGATGCAGCCAGTAGTGGGCAATGGGAAACCTCTCTCCAAGAACAAGaaaaagaagcagcagcagctgcaacagcagTTGTTGGAACACGGCAGCCAGCAACACTTCGTGGCCGATCCTTTTCTGCAGCACTTTGCCCTGAACGCCACCCGGCAGCCGCAACACAAGAGGGTTCCCTTTAAGGTCAACCTGGACATATATCCCGTGCTTCCGCCCTCGCGTCCCGCCTCGGTGCTGCGCCATCCTTTTCAGCAGGAGTATGCTCTGCCCTCGGCAGCTGCCTTGACGGGCACCACGGCGGCGGCCTTCCAGATGGGTCACGGCCAGCATCCTGGCCTCTATCAGCAGACGCCCTTCAAGTTCCCCACGCAGCAGTCCGCCCCAATGGTGTTCCCTGACCAGGCCACCAGGTTCAGCCAGCAGCAGGCCTTGTACCAGCACAAGTTTCCGCCGCCGCTTCCTGACGATAGCATCTACGGACAAGGACAGGGCCATGGTCCGGTGGAGAGCCAAACGAATCCCATCATGCTTCACTTGAACGTGTTTCCCAAGCAGAAGCCAACGGCCACGATTCGTGCCTCCACGAATCCCTTCTACAACCACAACATGCAAAGGAACGCAGTAAACTCGAATGAGCTTCCGCCTCCCAATCCGCCAAGTCCCATTGAGCCAAGACATGCAGTGGGTGGCAACGTCAGTCAGTcccagcaacagcagtcaCATCAAACATCTGTGAATCaaacccagcagcagcagaatcaGCTTCCAGCGACCACCAATCGCCCCAGTTCCATTTCCCGCAGCGACCACGTGCCACTTATCGACTTCGAGCATCCAATTGTGGCGGCCGAGCTGCCGGATCGGTCCTCCCTCTCGGGATTCCGGCAGGATCATCACCAACGTTACAGGAAGACGCCCGTCGACGAGCACTATCGCTACGGGAAGAGCGCCAACATCGAGCAGCTGGCGGCAGAGGCCCAGACCGCCTCGCTCTTTCGCTTTCCCGTCGAGGATCTGATACAGTTCCAGGTGGACGATGCCCTCTAA